Proteins co-encoded in one Meiothermus sp. genomic window:
- a CDS encoding M23 family metallopeptidase yields the protein MPIKPGWIVLALVTLLALWQSAQLSGARRQIAGLQSEIAKLKQSLEQGPEGFTLPLPGACLPKSDANLPGAPREYRKGTSPGFVFTNGDACVPVRFGMGVVAAAGGEVVKAETSYKELTRAEFEALIRAVAKGASPEQMDKLRGREVWIRHPGGFTTVYAHLSEIAPGLKVGSRVHKGQWIGRVGNSGTEAALRGGAEGARLLFELWDGEPDRDKYFGQGLAPEAVRARAKLEFGLP from the coding sequence ATGCCGATCAAGCCAGGCTGGATTGTGCTCGCTCTGGTGACCCTTCTGGCTTTGTGGCAGAGTGCGCAGCTATCCGGTGCCCGCCGGCAGATTGCGGGGTTGCAGTCGGAAATTGCCAAGCTTAAGCAGAGCCTCGAGCAAGGCCCCGAGGGCTTCACGCTGCCCCTGCCCGGCGCCTGCCTGCCCAAAAGCGATGCCAACCTGCCCGGCGCCCCCCGCGAGTACCGCAAGGGCACCAGCCCCGGCTTTGTGTTTACCAACGGGGACGCCTGCGTGCCGGTGCGCTTTGGCATGGGGGTGGTGGCAGCAGCCGGCGGCGAGGTTGTCAAAGCCGAGACCAGCTACAAAGAGTTGACCCGCGCCGAGTTCGAGGCCCTGATTCGGGCGGTGGCCAAGGGCGCCAGCCCCGAGCAGATGGACAAACTGCGGGGGCGTGAGGTCTGGATTCGCCACCCGGGTGGGTTTACCACGGTATATGCCCACCTCTCCGAGATCGCGCCGGGTCTGAAGGTGGGCAGCAGGGTGCACAAAGGGCAGTGGATTGGACGGGTGGGCAACAGCGGCACCGAGGCGGCCCTGCGCGGTGGTGCTGAAGGCGCGCGGCTCTTGTTTGAGCTGTGGGATGGTGAGCCCGACCGGGACAAATACTTTGGTCAGGGTCTGGCGCCCGAGGCAGTGCGGGCCAGGGCCAAGCTCGAGTTCGGCCTTCCCTGA
- a CDS encoding bioflim formation protein, translating to MKRLFAVLILAIGMAFAQAPAYPENTVGVGFGIGRGLVVQGSTGLPFSPLGIDTGLDMEVIVPTSFDALEVWALLKANLLPALTVADLSLSAGLGLDLSFNTVGSIFGLHLGPVASLEIPGGAISGYVGLGIEGGFNLAYGLGGRLYLDPVALEVGISDRYPFKVALLYLW from the coding sequence ATGAAGCGACTGTTTGCTGTGCTAATTTTGGCGATTGGAATGGCCTTTGCTCAGGCTCCGGCCTACCCCGAGAACACCGTAGGGGTGGGGTTTGGGATTGGGCGTGGGCTGGTGGTACAGGGCAGCACGGGCCTGCCTTTCAGTCCGCTGGGGATCGACACCGGGTTGGATATGGAGGTAATTGTGCCCACCAGCTTTGATGCGCTGGAGGTGTGGGCGCTTTTGAAGGCCAATCTGCTGCCGGCCCTCACGGTGGCCGATCTTTCGCTATCGGCGGGCCTGGGGCTAGACCTGAGCTTTAACACGGTGGGCAGCATTTTTGGCCTCCATCTGGGGCCGGTGGCCAGCCTCGAGATTCCCGGTGGGGCCATCTCGGGCTACGTGGGGCTGGGTATTGAAGGAGGGTTTAACCTGGCTTATGGCTTGGGTGGGCGGCTCTACCTTGACCCGGTGGCCCTCGAGGTGGGCATCTCCGATCGCTACCCCTTCAAAGTCGCGTTGCTCTACCTTTGGTAG
- a CDS encoding AI-2E family transporter — translation MRRDLAEIWKLLWVRIAVYAILAYLILQLLGVVFGGARGALVTLSLAFLFAYLTSPIVRALEKRRIPRFVGVLLVYLGLGFFLGLASFLIADMVSVLAGFANELPRILTPLLAWAEDLPSRVGQIEIPPALEGAFVQAAQGLQTLLEGFTQTLLQGLRALLAQGGNLVGFFASLLGGVLQLFAALIISIYLLYDLPQISKTLFQAVPLPYQPFAADIAAKLDRAVGGYVRGQLMVAAGVGLIVTVGLWVSGVPLAGSLGFLAAVFNLIPFAGVIVSTVPAVLLALTVGWPQVVAVLGVVVVANQVEAHILSPRILGQATSLHPVSVIGAILVGSSLYGLVGALVAVPLLAFFKVLYVELYLNSRFYREG, via the coding sequence ATGCGCCGCGACCTTGCCGAAATCTGGAAGCTGCTGTGGGTGCGAATTGCAGTTTATGCGATTCTGGCCTACCTAATCCTTCAGCTTTTGGGGGTGGTCTTTGGAGGGGCCAGGGGGGCTCTGGTCACGCTATCTCTGGCTTTTCTTTTTGCCTATCTGACCTCGCCCATCGTGCGGGCTTTGGAAAAACGCAGGATACCGCGGTTTGTGGGGGTGCTCCTGGTATATCTAGGGCTGGGATTTTTTTTGGGGCTGGCCTCGTTCCTGATTGCCGACATGGTGAGTGTGCTGGCTGGCTTTGCGAACGAACTTCCCCGCATTTTAACCCCCCTCCTGGCCTGGGCCGAGGATCTGCCCTCGCGCGTGGGGCAGATTGAGATTCCCCCGGCCCTGGAAGGGGCCTTTGTCCAGGCGGCCCAGGGTTTGCAGACCTTGCTCGAGGGCTTCACCCAGACCCTATTGCAGGGGTTGCGCGCCCTGCTGGCCCAGGGGGGCAATTTGGTGGGGTTCTTTGCTTCTTTGCTGGGGGGTGTGCTCCAGCTCTTTGCGGCCCTCATCATCTCGATTTACCTGCTCTACGACCTGCCGCAAATCTCCAAGACCCTTTTCCAGGCGGTTCCCTTGCCGTACCAGCCCTTTGCCGCTGATATCGCAGCCAAATTGGATAGGGCGGTGGGGGGCTATGTGCGGGGGCAGCTAATGGTGGCGGCTGGGGTGGGCCTGATTGTGACGGTGGGCCTGTGGGTATCTGGGGTGCCGCTGGCGGGATCGCTGGGGTTCCTGGCGGCGGTATTCAACCTGATTCCGTTTGCCGGGGTAATTGTTTCGACGGTTCCGGCGGTGCTCCTGGCCCTCACGGTGGGCTGGCCGCAGGTGGTGGCGGTTCTGGGGGTGGTGGTGGTAGCCAACCAGGTGGAGGCCCATATCCTGAGCCCGCGCATCCTGGGGCAGGCCACCAGCCTGCACCCGGTGAGCGTGATTGGGGCCATTCTGGTGGGCTCGAGCCTCTACGGGCTGGTGGGTGCGCTGGTGGCGGTTCCACTGCTGGCCTTTTTCAAGGTGCTCTATGTGGAGCTTTACTTGAACAGCCGGTTCTACCGCGAGGGATAA
- the lspA gene encoding signal peptidase II: MNIATWLVPALLVADQTIKLMVLWAVGPRIFDDGVGAIFLTNLFWIVDATFIKNTGAAFGIFQGGARILVWVSLAVGIGILAYLSLNQRRTSRLSQLALSLIAAGALGNAIDRLGHGWVVDYVDINRTGISVLDSFPIWNLADACVVVGVLLLLLPQRKRRY; the protein is encoded by the coding sequence ATGAACATTGCCACCTGGCTGGTTCCCGCCCTGCTGGTCGCCGATCAGACCATCAAACTTATGGTGTTGTGGGCGGTAGGCCCCCGAATTTTTGATGATGGCGTGGGCGCGATCTTCCTGACCAATTTATTCTGGATTGTAGATGCCACCTTCATCAAAAACACCGGCGCGGCCTTTGGAATTTTCCAGGGCGGCGCTCGCATTCTGGTCTGGGTCAGCCTGGCGGTAGGCATCGGCATACTCGCCTACCTCAGCCTGAATCAGCGCCGAACCTCGCGCCTCAGCCAGCTTGCGCTATCGCTTATTGCGGCGGGGGCTTTGGGTAATGCCATCGACCGCCTGGGTCATGGCTGGGTAGTGGATTATGTGGATATTAACCGTACGGGTATATCTGTTCTGGATAGCTTCCCTATCTGGAACTTGGCCGATGCGTGCGTGGTAGTGGGGGTCTTGTTGCTTCTACTGCCCCAGCGCAAACGGCGGTATTGA
- a CDS encoding L28 family ribosomal protein yields MSKICEISGKRPTVAYSIITRGKAKREGGVGKKITGYTKHWQEPNLRKVTVTVAGQAITFRVANSHAHKVYELVERSKGMKLEGLTAKQIKARLLSLL; encoded by the coding sequence ATGTCGAAGATTTGCGAGATTAGCGGCAAGCGCCCCACGGTGGCCTATAGCATCATTACCCGTGGTAAGGCCAAACGGGAAGGTGGGGTGGGTAAGAAGATTACCGGCTACACCAAGCACTGGCAAGAGCCCAACCTGCGCAAAGTAACCGTAACGGTTGCCGGGCAGGCCATCACCTTCCGGGTCGCCAACAGTCACGCCCACAAGGTGTACGAGCTGGTGGAGCGCTCCAAGGGCATGAAGCTCGAGGGCCTCACCGCCAAGCAGATCAAAGCCCGCCTGCTGAGCCTGCTCTAA
- a CDS encoding aromatic ring-hydroxylating dioxygenase subunit alpha, whose product MNNLEVHPDIAQASTLSARFYQDPQVYEAVKEKVFARSWQWVGDTDDLKAPGTVKPFTLLEGCLDEPLVLTRDHQDQLHLLSNVCTHRGMLVAETGDNARYLRCRYHGRRFGLDGCFQAMPEFEGVAGFPSPKDDLPKVAFETWGQGKFLFASLNPPVSLQEVLRSVQERVGWLPFREFYFEPSRARDYLVRANWALYCDNYLEGFHIPYIHASLNSVIDYGSYTTEVYDWCNLQLGVAAPGEPCFDLPKDSPDYGQRIAAYYYWVFPNLMLNFYPWGLSVNVVRPLGPELTKVSFLPYVWDASKLEAGAGAALDRVEREDEVVVEAVQKGVKSRFYDRGRFSVKREQGVHHFHRLLARALG is encoded by the coding sequence ATGAACAACCTCGAGGTTCACCCCGACATCGCCCAGGCTTCCACCCTTTCGGCCCGCTTCTACCAAGACCCCCAGGTATACGAAGCGGTAAAAGAAAAGGTGTTTGCCCGAAGCTGGCAGTGGGTGGGCGATACCGACGACCTGAAGGCCCCCGGCACGGTCAAGCCCTTTACCTTGCTGGAAGGCTGTCTGGACGAGCCGCTGGTGCTAACCCGCGACCACCAGGACCAACTGCACCTGCTCTCCAACGTCTGCACCCACCGGGGGATGCTGGTGGCCGAGACCGGCGACAACGCCCGCTACCTGCGCTGCCGCTACCACGGGCGGCGGTTTGGGCTGGATGGCTGCTTTCAGGCCATGCCGGAGTTCGAGGGGGTAGCGGGGTTCCCCAGCCCCAAGGACGACCTGCCCAAGGTGGCCTTCGAGACCTGGGGCCAGGGGAAGTTTTTGTTTGCCAGCCTGAACCCGCCGGTTTCGCTGCAAGAGGTGCTGCGCTCTGTGCAGGAGCGGGTAGGCTGGCTGCCCTTTCGGGAGTTTTACTTCGAGCCCTCCCGCGCCCGCGACTACCTGGTGCGGGCCAACTGGGCGCTGTATTGCGACAACTACCTGGAAGGCTTCCACATCCCCTACATCCACGCCTCGCTCAATAGCGTCATTGATTACGGCAGCTACACCACCGAGGTCTACGACTGGTGCAACCTACAGCTCGGGGTGGCGGCCCCCGGCGAGCCCTGCTTCGACCTGCCCAAAGACTCACCCGACTACGGCCAGCGCATTGCGGCCTACTACTACTGGGTTTTCCCCAACCTGATGCTGAACTTCTACCCCTGGGGCCTCTCGGTTAATGTGGTGCGCCCGCTGGGGCCCGAGCTTACCAAAGTCTCGTTTTTGCCCTATGTGTGGGATGCCAGCAAGCTGGAGGCCGGGGCTGGGGCGGCCCTCGACCGGGTGGAGCGCGAAGACGAGGTGGTGGTGGAGGCGGTGCAGAAGGGGGTTAAGTCGCGCTTCTACGACCGGGGCCGCTTTAGCGTCAAGCGGGAGCAGGGGGTGCACCATTTTCACCGGTTGCTGGCGCGGGCCCTAGGGTAG
- a CDS encoding AI-2E family transporter has translation MSATLSWAWQNPWIRLAAYLLLLGLVFWLLGWVLNGARTAIGIVSAAFVFSYLASPAVRWFEQRRLTRALGVVVVFVGMLFFLGLATVLLAGMTTQLARFVNNLPSLLEPLVGWARGLPDQIGRIDLPPVLLEALNQATLNLQTLLQAFTQTLLRGLQSLLAQGGNLLGFFTGLLGGAFQLLTVITLSIYLLYDLPRVGAALFRAVPLPYQPRVHELAQKADAAFGGYVRGTLLGALFNGVLISVAMYLSFGAFQGFGVGVLTQAMSLGFLAFIFSFVPVLGVIISAIPALLLALPLGWLAFAVVALVLWVCNQIQGIVWPIIMGRTTSLHPVTGIAAVLIGASLFGVAGALLVVPLVAFVKILYTDYYLNSRFYREG, from the coding sequence ATGAGCGCAACGCTGAGCTGGGCCTGGCAGAACCCTTGGATACGGCTAGCGGCATATTTGCTGCTGTTGGGGCTGGTTTTTTGGCTGCTGGGCTGGGTGCTGAATGGTGCGCGTACCGCCATCGGGATTGTTTCGGCAGCGTTTGTGTTTTCGTATCTGGCAAGCCCGGCGGTGCGCTGGTTTGAGCAGCGGCGTCTGACGCGGGCTTTGGGTGTGGTGGTGGTGTTTGTGGGCATGCTCTTTTTCCTGGGGCTGGCTACTGTACTGCTGGCCGGCATGACAACGCAGCTCGCCCGCTTTGTCAACAACCTGCCCAGCCTTTTGGAACCGTTGGTGGGTTGGGCGCGGGGTCTGCCCGATCAGATTGGGCGGATTGATCTACCACCGGTTTTGCTCGAGGCCCTCAACCAGGCCACCCTGAACCTGCAAACCCTGCTGCAAGCCTTCACCCAGACCTTGCTGCGCGGCCTGCAAAGCCTGCTAGCGCAGGGGGGCAACCTGCTGGGTTTTTTTACTGGGCTTTTGGGGGGTGCTTTCCAACTCCTAACGGTCATCACCCTCTCGATCTACCTGCTCTACGACCTGCCCCGTGTGGGGGCGGCGCTGTTCCGTGCGGTTCCGCTGCCCTACCAGCCTAGGGTACACGAGCTTGCCCAAAAGGCCGATGCCGCTTTTGGGGGATATGTGCGGGGCACCCTGCTGGGCGCTTTGTTTAACGGGGTGCTTATCAGCGTGGCCATGTACCTTTCGTTTGGGGCTTTTCAGGGGTTTGGGGTAGGGGTGCTCACCCAGGCCATGTCCCTGGGTTTTCTGGCCTTCATTTTCAGCTTCGTACCGGTGCTGGGGGTGATTATCTCGGCCATACCGGCCCTGCTGCTGGCCCTGCCGCTGGGCTGGCTGGCTTTTGCGGTGGTGGCCCTGGTGCTGTGGGTCTGCAACCAGATTCAAGGGATAGTCTGGCCAATCATCATGGGCCGCACCACCAGCCTGCACCCGGTCACAGGCATTGCCGCAGTACTGATTGGGGCCTCGCTGTTTGGGGTGGCTGGGGCTTTGCTGGTAGTACCGCTGGTGGCTTTTGTCAAAATCCTATACACCGACTATTACCTGAATAGCCGCTTTTACCGAGAAGGCTGA